A window of the Harmonia axyridis chromosome 5, icHarAxyr1.1, whole genome shotgun sequence genome harbors these coding sequences:
- the LOC123681169 gene encoding toll-like receptor 13 has product MNIKTGLFSTLLILSAFFSETFAEKNVNFINFNGAMTLAAAKANTDAETLYMDNCTITSYPLSLFSIMVNVQELTVKDSKILQPMDPNLYPSGRKLRRLLISNVDINEYPLRNFRNTTFEKIELHAQPQVKVVTKDFASETQRLKYFECSECKIDTIEEGAFNNLDKLEVLDLQKNSITKLTDETFSPLKSLKRLNLAENKLSKFTTNEIKQCTKLESIDLSDNPLKELNLLDANKVLPNLKTVSIIKTQIREAVIEEHRQKTKIRFLTVKDKQIKS; this is encoded by the exons AT GAATATCAAAACGGGGTTATTTAGTACACTTTTAATATTATCtgcatttttttctgaaacatttGCAGAGAAAAAtgttaatttcattaattttaatggaGCAATGACCTTAGCAGCTGCAAAAGCCAATACTGATGCTGAAACTCTTTATATGGATAATTGTACCATCACATCTTATCCACTATCTTTATTCTCAATCATGGTTAATGTACAGGAACTGACAGTTaaagattcaaaaatattgCAACCTATGGATCCTAACTTATATCCAA GTGGCCGTAAACTTCGAAGACTCTTAATATCAAATGTTGACATCAATGAATATCCATTACGCAATTTTCGCAATACAACCTTCGAAAAAATAGAACTCCATGCTCAACCTCAGGTTAAGGTAGTAACGAAAGATTTTGCAAGTGAAACTCAACGTCTGAAGTACTTCGAATGCAGCGAATGTAAAATAGATACCATAGAAGAAGGTGCTTTTAATAACCTGGATAAGCTTGAGGTTTTGGatctccaaaaaaattcaatcacaaaattgacagatgaaacatTCAGTCCACTCAAAAGTTTGAAGAGATTGAATTTGGCCGAAAACAAACTATCCAAATTCactacaaatgaaataaaacaatgcACGAAATTAGAGAGTATTGATTTGAGTGACAACCCTCTGAAGGAGCTAAATTTACTGGACGCCAATAAAGTCTTACCTAATCTCAAAACAGTAAGCATCATAAAAACACAAATTCGTGAGGCTGTGATCGAAGAACATAggcaaaaaacaaaaattcgctTCTTAACAGTTAAAgataaacaaatcaaatcataa